A genome region from Candidatus Obscuribacterales bacterium includes the following:
- a CDS encoding allophycocyanin: YGEEMTATCLRDMDYYLRLVTYGVVAGDVTPIEEIGIVGVREMYRSLGTPIDAVAESVRAMKGIATSLMSSEDAAEAGAYFDYVVGAMQ; the protein is encoded by the coding sequence CCTACGGCGAAGAAATGACCGCTACTTGCCTGCGGGACATGGACTACTACCTCCGCCTCGTAACCTACGGGGTTGTAGCGGGTGATGTCACCCCCATCGAAGAAATCGGAATCGTTGGCGTTCGTGAGATGTACCGTTCTCTCGGCACCCCCATCGATGCAGTGGCAGAAAGCGTTCGCGCCATGAAAGGTATTGCCACCTCTCTGATGTCTTCTGAAGATGCGGCTGAAGCCGGTGCTTACTTCGACTATGTTGTTGGGGCAATGCAGTAG